Proteins from a single region of Geovibrio ferrireducens:
- a CDS encoding 4Fe-4S binding protein: MAGQSKIKRYRRTVQTAVFLMMFIIPLLNIMEIYFIKGTFYSLDVGSAAAADPIAVFQAAMSSKSVNVYMALSVVIPILLMLLAGRVWCSWMCPYHLMAEGVSFIKKKLKMKKSFPVYSPAVKRRTENMRLIILVCFITLAGIAGIPLLNLISAPGVISSQALVLVKFHYVTFELVFILALIIAEFVLFPFFWCRLFCPTGTFLSLFKSERGMHLKRTADGCSMCGSCRKVCPMGLDPVTDGSSLLCHNCGDCIDTCPDNRKKETLRFISGRQN; encoded by the coding sequence ATGGCTGGACAGAGTAAAATCAAAAGATACAGACGGACGGTGCAGACGGCGGTCTTCCTGATGATGTTCATCATTCCGCTTCTGAACATCATGGAGATATATTTCATCAAGGGGACATTCTACTCCCTTGATGTGGGGAGCGCGGCGGCGGCTGATCCGATAGCGGTTTTTCAGGCGGCGATGTCATCAAAATCGGTGAATGTTTATATGGCGCTCTCGGTGGTGATACCTATACTGCTTATGCTGCTGGCGGGGCGTGTGTGGTGTTCATGGATGTGCCCTTATCACCTCATGGCAGAGGGCGTAAGCTTCATTAAGAAAAAGCTTAAAATGAAGAAGAGCTTTCCGGTTTATTCCCCAGCCGTAAAAAGGCGTACGGAAAACATGAGGCTTATTATTCTCGTGTGTTTTATCACCCTTGCAGGAATTGCGGGCATTCCGCTGCTGAACCTTATATCGGCTCCGGGTGTCATCTCGTCACAGGCGCTGGTGCTGGTGAAGTTCCATTATGTCACGTTTGAGCTGGTGTTTATCCTCGCGCTGATAATTGCCGAGTTCGTGCTTTTCCCTTTCTTCTGGTGCAGGCTTTTCTGCCCCACAGGGACTTTCCTTTCACTTTTCAAGTCGGAAAGGGGAATGCACCTGAAAAGAACTGCGGACGGCTGTTCCATGTGCGGTTCATGCAGAAAGGTCTGCCCCATGGGGCTTGACCCGGTGACTGACGGAAGCAGCCTGCTCTGCCATAACTGCGGCGACTGTATTGACACCTGTCCGGATAACAGAAAGAAAGAAACTCTCCGCTTCATAAGCGGCAGACAAAACTGA
- a CDS encoding quaternary amine ABC transporter ATP-binding protein, translating to MCKIEVKNLYKLFGEHAPHAINDMKKGMRKEEIMKKHGTAVGLDNVSFSVKEGEILVVMGLSGSGKSTLIRCINRLIEPTEGTVTVDGQEITRLNKDELRELRSRKFGMVFQRFALFPHKSVIENAAYGLEVQNVPREERFKRAADALELVGLKGWEDYYPENLSGGMQQRVGLARALAVEPDILLMDEAFSALDPLIKREMQDELLSLQARVNKTIVFITHDLDEALKLGDRIVLMKDGRVVQIGEPEEILTNPANMYVEKFVENVDLSKVLTVSSVMVKPLAVTYPKDGPKSALLKMKEEGISSVMVVNRERQFMGIVHVRDVRKASELNHKTLEEVLDREVVSVLPDENISSLFSASKFPIAVVDEKGVLKGAVVRGSLLSALSSEGGAGNG from the coding sequence ATGTGCAAAATTGAGGTCAAAAACCTTTATAAGCTCTTCGGCGAACACGCCCCTCATGCCATTAATGACATGAAAAAAGGCATGAGAAAAGAGGAGATTATGAAGAAGCACGGCACTGCCGTGGGGCTTGACAATGTTTCTTTCTCCGTGAAGGAGGGGGAGATACTTGTTGTTATGGGGCTGTCCGGTTCGGGCAAGTCAACACTGATCCGCTGCATCAACAGGCTCATAGAGCCGACAGAGGGCACTGTCACCGTGGACGGGCAGGAGATTACCCGCCTTAATAAAGATGAACTGCGCGAGCTCCGTTCAAGGAAGTTCGGCATGGTTTTCCAGCGTTTCGCCCTGTTTCCCCATAAAAGTGTTATTGAAAATGCGGCTTACGGTCTTGAGGTGCAGAACGTTCCGAGGGAGGAGAGGTTTAAGCGTGCGGCGGATGCCCTTGAGCTGGTTGGCTTAAAAGGCTGGGAGGACTATTACCCCGAAAACCTCAGCGGCGGTATGCAGCAGAGGGTGGGACTGGCAAGAGCCCTTGCCGTTGAGCCTGATATTCTTCTGATGGACGAGGCATTCAGCGCCCTCGACCCGCTGATAAAGCGTGAGATGCAGGATGAACTGCTCTCTCTTCAGGCAAGGGTGAACAAAACAATAGTTTTCATCACTCACGATCTGGATGAGGCGCTTAAACTGGGGGACAGGATTGTCCTCATGAAGGACGGACGTGTGGTGCAGATAGGAGAACCTGAGGAGATACTCACAAACCCCGCAAACATGTATGTGGAAAAATTTGTGGAGAATGTGGATCTTTCCAAGGTTCTCACGGTTTCAAGCGTTATGGTGAAACCGCTTGCCGTCACCTACCCTAAGGACGGCCCGAAATCAGCCCTGCTCAAGATGAAGGAGGAGGGCATATCCTCTGTGATGGTGGTGAACAGGGAGCGGCAGTTCATGGGCATAGTCCATGTGCGTGATGTGCGCAAAGCCTCCGAACTGAACCACAAGACCCTGGAAGAAGTTCTGGACAGGGAAGTGGTAAGCGTTCTGCCGGATGAAAATATCAGCAGCCTGTTTTCCGCTTCAAAGTTCCCCATAGCAGTGGTTGATGAAAAAGGCGTGCTGAAAGGCGCTGTTGTGAGGGGTTCTCTCCTTTCCGCACTGTCATCGGAAGGAGGAGCGGGCAATGGATAG
- a CDS encoding ABC transporter permease, with protein MDSIPKFPLGEMIEKFIDFTTEHFSGFTRAVSDITETALEHLIDGMLFFHPVVFIAVVCGLLFRFSGRRIAIGSAAGLLFILNLGLWDATISTLALVLSATFVSVLAGVPLGIAAALYSPFKRVLMPLLDFMQTMPAFVYLIPAIPFFGLGPVSAIFTTVVFAMPPAIRLTCLGISQVPAELIEAADAFGSTKKQKLFKLQLPLAMPTIMAGVNQTIMLALSMVVIASMIGAGGLGGEVWRAIQRLWMGRGFEAGIAVVIIAMILDRVTQNTAAKKR; from the coding sequence ATGGATAGTATACCTAAGTTTCCCCTTGGGGAGATGATAGAAAAGTTTATAGATTTCACCACTGAGCATTTCTCCGGCTTCACAAGGGCAGTGTCGGATATTACCGAAACGGCTCTTGAGCACCTCATAGACGGAATGCTATTTTTCCATCCTGTGGTATTCATAGCTGTTGTATGCGGGCTCCTGTTCAGGTTTTCCGGACGCAGGATAGCCATAGGCAGTGCGGCGGGACTTCTGTTCATACTCAATCTCGGACTGTGGGATGCCACAATCTCAACCCTCGCCCTGGTTCTGTCAGCAACATTTGTTTCGGTTCTGGCGGGTGTACCTCTGGGGATTGCAGCAGCGCTCTACAGCCCTTTTAAGAGGGTGCTCATGCCTCTGCTTGACTTTATGCAGACCATGCCCGCCTTCGTTTATCTTATCCCTGCCATTCCGTTTTTCGGTCTTGGGCCTGTTTCCGCCATTTTTACCACAGTGGTTTTCGCCATGCCCCCGGCTATCAGGCTCACCTGTCTGGGTATAAGTCAGGTTCCGGCGGAGCTCATAGAAGCGGCGGATGCTTTCGGCTCCACAAAAAAACAGAAGCTCTTCAAGCTTCAGCTTCCCCTTGCTATGCCCACCATAATGGCGGGAGTGAACCAGACAATAATGCTGGCGCTCTCAATGGTGGTCATCGCCTCAATGATAGGCGCAGGCGGACTTGGCGGAGAAGTGTGGAGAGCCATCCAGCGGCTTTGGATGGGCAGAGGCTTTGAAGCAGGTATAGCGGTGGTGATAATAGCCATGATCCTTGACAGGGTCACGCAAAATACAGCGGCGAAAAAGAG